A section of the Piliocolobus tephrosceles isolate RC106 chromosome 14, ASM277652v3, whole genome shotgun sequence genome encodes:
- the RALGPS1 gene encoding ras-specific guanine nucleotide-releasing factor RalGPS1 isoform X12 — protein sequence MYKRNGLMASVLVTSATPQGSSSSDSLEGQSCDYASKSYDAVVFDVLKVTPEEFASQITLMDIPVFKAIQPEKGWPAGMEGSLQKSTVSSRPHDTLQFRKTLPVGPGT from the exons ATGTACAAGAGGAATGGTCTGATGGCTAGCGTGTTGGTCACCTCTGCCACTCCACAG GGCAGCAGCAGCTCGGACTCTCTGGAGGGCCAGAGCTGCGACTATGCCAGCAAGAGCTATGATGCCGTTGTCTTCGATGTCTTGAAAGTGACCCCAGAGGAGTTTGCT AGCCAGATTACTTTAATGGATATACCTGTGTTTAAAGCTATCCAGCCGGAG AAAGGCTGGCCTGCCGGCATGGAAGGCTCCCTGCAGAAGTCCACAGTTTCCTCCAGGCCACATGACACGTTGCAGTTCAGGAAAACACTGCCTGTGGGTCCAGGAACCTGA